In the Desulfovulcanus ferrireducens genome, TCGACCCCATGCTCTTTGAACCTTTTGCTCCGGAAACAGTCGGCGCAAAACGCAAGATCGGGCTGGGCAAGAAGAGCGGTCGTGCCGCGGTTATGTCTGCCTTAAAACGTTTCTATCCTTCCTGCTCTAGCCACTGTTTGGAACAGCTCAGCTCTTCCTTGGTGTCAACCGTGCGTTCTCTGGCCAGAAAACAGGGCAGGCCCCTCACAGAGGCGGAAATCCGCGGCCTGTTACAAGCTGAGTTTAAGAATCCAGCACAAATTTGTCATAGATAAAAAGACTATCCGGAAACTATCCAATCTTTCTCCATATCCTCAAAACTTTCGCCACCGAGCACTTATCATACGTGGCCTGGTGGCGAATGAATAGAGACATGGACAAGGCTTATCCGCATCCTCCCCCTCCGCCTGAACAACATCCTCCGGCCAAGCCGCGTCTTCTACCTTTTAAGACAGAAGTATCTTCTGCGCCGTAAACCGCAGCAAGTCCGGCATCAATGAGCCCGCTACACTCAGCCGGAATAACGCCATTTTTCTCCAGAATTTTCCTCGGCGAATCTCCCATGGAGCTGGCCAACACGGCCCGGCAGTCTTGAAGAAGTTCTGACAATTCCTTCCACCTTTTGGGACCAGAACCTGGCTTGGGCGTCGTCCGTTCTTCAACAAGATAATATCCTCCCTCCTTTTGCCCCCAGATTTGAAGCCTTCTCGCTTCTCCCAAATGTTGGTTCACAAGCATACCTTCTCTGGTTGCCACCGCCACATAAGGCCTGGACTCGGATACCGGAAGAACAAGCTTGGA is a window encoding:
- a CDS encoding NifB/NifX family molybdenum-iron cluster-binding protein; the protein is SKLVLPVSESRPYVAVATREGMLVNQHLGEARRLQIWGQKEGGYYLVEERTTPKPGSGPKRWKELSELLQDCRAVLASSMGDSPRKILEKNGVIPAECSGLIDAGLAAVYGAEDTSVLKGRRRGLAGGCCSGGGGGCG